A genomic region of Nitrosomonas ureae contains the following coding sequences:
- the ftsL gene encoding cell division protein FtsL: MFKLNIFLILVLIACALGVVTAQHSVRNLFMTLEKEKEIEQKLEVEWGRLQLEQSTLIMHGRIEQIAIEHLNMMVPAASSIQIVSINAAENEIDAERVKP; this comes from the coding sequence GTGTTCAAATTGAATATCTTTCTTATTCTGGTGTTAATTGCATGTGCATTAGGTGTAGTGACCGCGCAGCATTCGGTACGGAATCTTTTCATGACGCTGGAGAAAGAAAAAGAAATAGAACAGAAATTGGAAGTGGAATGGGGAAGACTGCAATTGGAACAAAGCACTTTGATTATGCATGGGCGTATAGAACAGATCGCGATAGAGCATTTGAACATGATGGTACCGGCCGCTTCGAGTATACAAATTGTATCGATCAATGCGGCAGAAAATGAAATAGATGCGGAAAGGGTCAAACCATGA
- a CDS encoding UDP-N-acetylmuramoyl-L-alanyl-D-glutamate--2,6-diaminopimelate ligase → MTVKKKGSKGFDFHRLEELGVEIKNLVADSRQIKPGDTFLAYPGDTTDGNKFIPQAIAAGANAVLYDPRNFVWKSEWRIPALAVDDLKMKAGLIASYVYDHPSQKLWVVGITGTNGKTSCSHWYAQAMVNLGYKTAVLGTLGSGYIENLQDTENTTPDATVLQRSFKKFVDEGAKNVVMEVSSHGLAQGRTMGTAFSVAVLTNLSRDHLDYHQDMDAYAAAKSSLFFWPGLKYAVVNMDDVLGVELSRQLVNKPTKMMGYGFRYPENRDSKQFKMVHGSNLKFDIHGMEFDIEFEDSHEHLRIGLLGKFNASNLLAVVAALLASGIRLPDAVGSLQSVQSIPGRMEKYYGINQSTIIVDYAHTPDALEKVLCTLRELLRIEGRNARLSCVVGCGGDRDRGKRAMVGEVATRLADEVIFTSDNPRSEDPLRIIEDIATGAVEGNYQVEVDRALAIYQAIANARSNDIVLIAGKGHEKFQEIKGQKISFSDAEVVQQVLKELSVKVRVQQ, encoded by the coding sequence ATGACGGTAAAAAAGAAAGGATCGAAAGGATTTGATTTTCATCGACTTGAAGAGTTGGGCGTGGAGATTAAGAATCTGGTGGCGGATAGTCGTCAGATAAAACCGGGAGATACCTTTCTGGCTTACCCAGGGGATACGACGGACGGGAATAAATTTATTCCCCAAGCCATTGCAGCGGGCGCCAATGCGGTGCTCTATGATCCGCGAAATTTCGTATGGAAATCTGAATGGCGTATCCCTGCATTAGCGGTAGATGATCTCAAGATGAAAGCGGGCCTGATTGCCAGTTATGTTTATGATCATCCGTCACAAAAGTTATGGGTGGTGGGAATTACCGGGACTAATGGCAAGACATCATGCAGCCATTGGTATGCACAAGCCATGGTGAATTTGGGGTATAAGACGGCTGTGCTGGGAACGCTGGGAAGCGGATATATAGAGAATTTACAAGACACAGAAAATACAACGCCAGATGCCACTGTCTTGCAACGTTCGTTTAAGAAATTCGTCGATGAAGGCGCTAAAAACGTTGTAATGGAAGTGTCTTCGCATGGCTTGGCGCAAGGCCGAACCATGGGTACGGCATTTTCCGTTGCTGTACTTACCAACTTATCCCGGGATCATTTGGATTATCACCAGGATATGGATGCGTATGCGGCGGCCAAATCAAGCTTGTTTTTTTGGCCGGGATTAAAGTACGCCGTGGTCAATATGGATGACGTGTTAGGCGTTGAATTGTCCCGACAACTTGTCAATAAACCCACTAAAATGATGGGTTACGGATTCCGCTACCCCGAGAACCGTGATTCCAAGCAATTTAAAATGGTACATGGCTCAAATCTGAAATTTGATATTCATGGCATGGAATTTGATATTGAATTTGAGGATAGCCATGAACATTTAAGAATAGGTTTGCTGGGTAAATTCAATGCGTCTAATTTGCTGGCTGTGGTCGCGGCTTTGTTGGCAAGCGGCATTCGATTGCCGGATGCGGTTGGTTCACTTCAAAGCGTGCAATCCATTCCGGGAAGAATGGAAAAATATTACGGGATTAATCAATCGACTATTATCGTTGACTACGCGCACACTCCGGATGCACTGGAAAAAGTCTTGTGCACGTTACGTGAGCTTTTGCGTATCGAGGGTCGAAATGCGCGCTTGTCCTGCGTTGTAGGGTGCGGCGGCGACCGGGACAGGGGAAAGCGCGCCATGGTGGGGGAAGTTGCGACACGTTTGGCGGATGAAGTTATTTTTACCAGTGATAATCCACGTTCGGAAGATCCTTTGCGCATTATTGAAGATATTGCTACCGGAGCAGTCGAAGGGAATTATCAGGTAGAAGTGGATCGCGCGCTGGCAATTTATCAGGCCATCGCCAATGCGCGTAGCAATGATATTGTGTTGATCGCGGGTAAGGGGCATGAAAAATTTCAAGAAATAAAGGGACAAAAAATTTCTTTTAGCGATGCCGAAGTGGTACAACAGGTGCTGAAGGAATTGTCTGTGAAAGTGAGAGTGCAGCAATGA
- a CDS encoding DNA-3-methyladenine glycosylase family protein produces MTPEYWTQATQELAGCDQVMQQLIQQFENATLTSRGCAFTTLARSIVGQQISVKAAESVWQKIIGAIPDITPHTITAQEPDSLRACGLSARKITYLQDLSRHFMEGKLNESGWAGMDDETIIAQLSKIKGIGRWTAEMFLIFHLQRPDVLPLDDIGLQRAISLHYFDKQTVDKKIMLELSRPWQPWRSVATWYLWRSLDPLPVEY; encoded by the coding sequence ATGACTCCCGAATACTGGACACAAGCCACGCAGGAATTGGCCGGCTGCGATCAAGTCATGCAGCAACTGATACAGCAATTTGAAAATGCCACGCTCACTTCGCGCGGCTGCGCTTTCACCACACTGGCGCGCTCCATCGTCGGCCAACAGATTTCCGTCAAAGCCGCCGAAAGCGTCTGGCAAAAAATCATCGGCGCCATTCCTGACATCACGCCGCACACGATCACCGCGCAAGAACCGGATTCATTACGCGCCTGTGGACTCTCCGCAAGAAAAATAACCTACCTGCAGGATTTGTCGCGGCACTTTATGGAAGGAAAATTGAATGAATCCGGCTGGGCTGGCATGGATGATGAAACCATCATCGCGCAATTGAGCAAAATAAAAGGCATTGGGCGTTGGACTGCCGAAATGTTTTTAATCTTTCACTTGCAACGTCCGGATGTACTGCCGCTCGATGACATCGGCCTGCAACGTGCAATCAGCCTGCACTACTTCGACAAACAAACCGTCGACAAAAAAATCATGCTCGAACTTTCCCGACCCTGGCAACCCTGGCGCTCGGTCGCGACATGGTATTTGTGGCGCAGTTTGGATCCACTGCCGGTGGAATATTAA
- a CDS encoding UDP-N-acetylmuramoyl-tripeptide--D-alanyl-D-alanine ligase has translation MMMVDEAAQVLHADWSGSNVRFTGVSTDSRTLKQGELFVALIGERFDGGKFVSNAKEKGAVAAMLQKDAEPAGLSGDFPVIRVQDSRLGLGELAAYWRNRFSLPVIGVTGSNGKTTTKEMIAAILRVAVSDNAIINDPVERVLATAGNLNNDIGVPQMLLRLRRQHQYAVIEMGMNHLGEIAYLTRLARPNIAVITNAGAAHIEGLGSVEAVARAKAEIWVGLDQSGTAIFNADDRYASLWRECAGAREIIDFGLTENARVSAVYRLGRLVNTLQLRLPDATVEVKLQAPGVHNIYNALAAAAVAWTLGIKKEWIVAGLERFQSVHGRLQKKCGLHHALLIDDTYNANPESVRAALAVLAAAEGKKILVLGDMGELGQLAIDLHRAIGRDARKAGLDQLLTLGKLSAYAAAEFGKGARHFNSIDELLKVAKSLLADDVTLLVKGSRFMQMERVVRQLEQTEELSCC, from the coding sequence ATGATGATGGTGGATGAAGCTGCACAAGTACTACATGCCGATTGGAGTGGGTCGAATGTGCGTTTTACCGGGGTTAGCACTGATAGCCGAACGCTAAAGCAGGGTGAGCTATTCGTGGCTTTAATCGGTGAAAGATTTGATGGCGGTAAATTTGTTTCCAATGCCAAGGAAAAAGGCGCGGTAGCAGCCATGCTCCAGAAAGATGCTGAGCCTGCTGGTTTGTCGGGGGATTTTCCCGTGATTCGAGTCCAGGATTCGCGCCTGGGTTTGGGAGAGCTGGCGGCGTACTGGCGCAATCGTTTTTCGCTACCTGTGATTGGTGTGACGGGTAGTAATGGTAAAACAACAACAAAAGAAATGATTGCGGCAATATTACGCGTAGCGGTAAGTGATAATGCAATCATCAATGATCCGGTAGAGCGCGTGCTGGCTACCGCGGGCAATCTGAATAATGATATCGGTGTGCCGCAAATGTTATTACGCTTACGCCGGCAGCATCAGTATGCAGTGATTGAAATGGGCATGAATCATCTCGGCGAAATTGCCTATCTGACGCGATTGGCCCGGCCGAATATTGCAGTCATTACGAATGCAGGCGCTGCGCATATTGAAGGATTAGGTTCTGTCGAAGCCGTCGCGCGTGCCAAAGCAGAAATTTGGGTCGGTTTGGATCAGTCCGGAACGGCGATTTTTAATGCGGATGATCGGTATGCCTCGTTATGGCGCGAATGTGCCGGCGCAAGAGAGATTATTGATTTTGGTTTAACGGAGAATGCACGGGTAAGTGCTGTGTACCGGCTGGGTCGATTAGTCAATACGTTGCAGCTGAGATTGCCTGACGCAACCGTTGAGGTGAAGTTACAGGCACCAGGAGTGCACAATATCTATAATGCTCTGGCGGCGGCGGCTGTCGCATGGACTCTAGGTATCAAAAAAGAATGGATTGTTGCGGGCCTTGAGCGCTTCCAAAGTGTGCACGGACGATTGCAAAAAAAATGTGGTCTACATCATGCGTTGCTGATTGATGATACTTACAACGCAAACCCGGAATCGGTACGGGCTGCTTTGGCTGTGTTGGCTGCGGCTGAGGGCAAAAAAATACTGGTGTTGGGGGATATGGGTGAATTAGGTCAATTAGCCATTGATTTACATCGCGCGATCGGTAGGGATGCGCGGAAAGCGGGATTGGATCAATTGTTGACTTTGGGTAAATTAAGCGCCTACGCTGCGGCAGAATTTGGCAAAGGCGCGCGCCATTTTAATTCCATCGACGAACTACTGAAAGTTGCGAAGAGTCTGCTTGCCGATGATGTTACTTTGCTGGTGAAAGGGTCGCGCTTTATGCAAATGGAGCGTGTAGTGAGACAGTTGGAACAGACCGAGGAACTGTCATGTTGTTAG
- the rsmH gene encoding 16S rRNA (cytosine(1402)-N(4))-methyltransferase RsmH, protein MHIPVLLHAAVDALALKPDGIYVDATFGRGGHSRLILSGLGECGRLIALDRDPAAVLSGEAITDKRFCIRHGSFSRVREILQAMEITRIDGVLLDLGVSSPQLEDIARGFSFRSAGPLDMRMDTSGGQTASEWLSTVSENELEWVIKEYGEERFARQIARAILAARTQQPIVTTLQLAGIVAAVVRARQRDSKRHPATRTFQAIRIYLNRELEELALVLPQCVDLLRPGGRLVVISFHSLEDRMVKQFIRAAARTDNLPRGVPVREEELQRFSKQTLRPVGRAIRSDELEVTENVRSRSAVMRVGERI, encoded by the coding sequence ATGCATATCCCGGTGTTGTTGCACGCAGCCGTTGATGCATTGGCGCTGAAACCGGATGGAATTTATGTTGATGCAACTTTCGGGCGCGGTGGGCATAGTCGATTGATTTTGTCGGGATTGGGTGAATGCGGCCGGTTAATCGCGCTGGATAGAGATCCGGCGGCGGTATTGTCGGGCGAGGCGATTACGGACAAGCGATTTTGTATTCGCCATGGCAGTTTTTCCAGAGTACGGGAGATTCTTCAAGCCATGGAGATTACGCGGATTGACGGTGTGCTGCTCGATTTAGGTGTGTCGTCACCCCAATTGGAAGATATTGCGCGCGGATTCAGCTTCCGGTCGGCGGGTCCACTGGATATGCGCATGGACACCAGTGGCGGGCAGACCGCGTCAGAATGGCTGTCGACGGTGTCGGAAAATGAGTTGGAATGGGTGATAAAAGAATATGGAGAGGAACGATTTGCCAGGCAGATTGCACGGGCGATTCTTGCGGCAAGAACGCAACAGCCTATTGTCACTACCTTGCAACTTGCCGGGATTGTCGCTGCGGTGGTTCGCGCGCGGCAGCGGGACAGTAAACGGCATCCGGCAACACGTACTTTCCAGGCGATACGGATATATCTCAATCGGGAGCTTGAAGAATTGGCGCTGGTTTTGCCGCAATGCGTGGATTTATTAAGACCGGGCGGACGATTAGTGGTGATTAGTTTTCATTCTTTGGAGGATCGGATGGTGAAGCAGTTTATCCGGGCGGCCGCCAGAACTGACAATTTACCGCGCGGGGTGCCAGTACGGGAAGAGGAATTGCAGCGGTTCAGCAAACAAACTTTACGGCCGGTAGGCCGGGCGATTCGCTCAGATGAACTTGAAGTGACGGAGAATGTTCGATCAAGGAGTGCAGTGATGCGTGTGGGTGAAAGAATCTAG
- a CDS encoding class I SAM-dependent methyltransferase, translating to MKKRSSYIPALHYHWLTRWYDPMMRWLFPESEINAGLIARAHIQSGQTVLDVGCGTGTLALLIKQAHPDVAVHGLDIDAEILRIAQRKAAQAGQNILWQQGTATCLPYPDQSVDHVVASLLLHHLVRQDKQHMLREAFRVLKPGGALHVADFGRPHDFSMGLISGFMRWFEEIHDNVLGLLPVFMTDAGFHPVETIVHYRTVAGTIALYRGVKPLI from the coding sequence ATGAAGAAACGCTCCAGTTATATCCCAGCTTTGCATTACCACTGGCTGACGCGCTGGTACGATCCCATGATGCGGTGGCTTTTTCCAGAATCTGAGATCAATGCGGGCTTGATTGCGCGGGCACATATTCAGTCTGGCCAAACCGTGCTGGATGTCGGGTGCGGTACAGGAACGCTTGCGTTACTGATCAAGCAGGCCCATCCGGATGTTGCCGTTCATGGATTGGATATCGATGCTGAAATCTTGCGCATTGCGCAACGAAAAGCCGCTCAGGCCGGGCAAAACATTCTGTGGCAGCAGGGCACAGCCACCTGTTTGCCTTATCCGGATCAAAGCGTTGATCATGTGGTGGCCAGTCTGCTGTTGCATCATTTGGTGCGGCAGGACAAGCAACATATGCTGCGGGAGGCTTTCCGCGTGCTGAAACCCGGCGGCGCATTGCATGTGGCGGATTTCGGTAGGCCACACGATTTCAGTATGGGGTTGATATCCGGGTTCATGCGCTGGTTTGAAGAGATACACGATAACGTGCTGGGTTTATTGCCGGTTTTTATGACGGATGCCGGATTTCACCCGGTCGAAACGATTGTTCATTATCGTACCGTTGCTGGCACTATTGCGTTATACCGTGGCGTTAAGCCCCTTATCTGA
- a CDS encoding peptidoglycan D,D-transpeptidase FtsI family protein: protein MIKPALPLIKLSAWRSRLLFGMLVLGLISLAARAAYLQGMNNEFLQKKGESRYSRVVEMNADRGMITDRNGHIMAISSPVASIFADPKVVVIKPEKLQQLAHFLEMSSADLNALLTRENRRFVYLKRQIVPDTAEKIMQLKIKGIYLTSESKRYYPEGEFAAHVLGFTDINDEGQEGVERGWEQTLAGELGRRRVIKDNKGQIIDEDVESIRSPKPGKDLVLSIDRRIQYRAHAELKQAVLANRAKAGSIVVLDAQTGEILALTNWPAYNPNRRSTINNERLRNRALIDTFEPGSTLKPFTVAIALEVGKVNSNTILQTAPGAWQVGRKTIRDVSNKGELTVAEIIQQSSNVGTAKIALSMEPQTMWEMFNRSGFGTLTNSGFPGEASGILRPYNRWRPIEQATMSYGHGISTSLIQLARAYTIFTSGGELKPVSLLKQNIPVMGQRVISRDTAWAMSRMLEMATQPGGTAPLAQISGYRVAGKTGTAHKLIDGRYASKSYISTFVGYAPTSNPRLIIAVMIDEPSAGKYFGGAVAAPIFSKVMSGALHILNVPPDAPANNVITFTATPEMEDEG, encoded by the coding sequence ATGATTAAACCGGCGTTGCCGCTTATCAAATTGTCAGCCTGGCGTTCCAGGCTGTTGTTTGGTATGTTGGTGCTGGGTTTGATCAGTTTGGCGGCGCGTGCTGCCTATCTTCAGGGAATGAATAATGAGTTCTTGCAAAAGAAAGGGGAGTCACGTTATAGCCGTGTAGTGGAAATGAACGCCGATCGCGGCATGATCACGGACCGGAATGGCCATATCATGGCGATCAGCTCACCGGTCGCTTCAATATTCGCTGATCCGAAAGTGGTGGTGATTAAACCTGAAAAATTGCAGCAATTGGCTCATTTTCTGGAGATGAGCAGCGCTGACCTTAATGCACTTCTTACCAGGGAAAATAGGCGTTTTGTTTATTTGAAGCGGCAGATAGTACCGGATACCGCTGAAAAGATCATGCAACTGAAGATCAAGGGTATCTATTTAACCAGTGAGTCCAAGCGGTATTATCCGGAAGGCGAGTTTGCCGCGCATGTGCTGGGTTTCACCGATATCAATGACGAAGGTCAGGAAGGCGTCGAGCGTGGCTGGGAGCAAACACTTGCCGGAGAACTGGGTCGCCGCCGGGTGATCAAGGATAACAAAGGGCAAATCATTGATGAAGATGTCGAAAGCATTCGTTCCCCCAAACCAGGGAAGGATCTGGTTTTGTCCATCGATAGAAGAATTCAGTATCGTGCGCATGCGGAACTGAAACAAGCCGTTCTGGCTAACCGGGCAAAAGCCGGCAGCATCGTGGTTCTGGATGCGCAGACAGGGGAAATATTGGCGCTTACCAATTGGCCTGCCTATAACCCAAACAGAAGATCAACCATCAATAATGAAAGGCTCCGCAATCGAGCGTTGATTGATACTTTCGAGCCCGGTTCGACATTAAAACCGTTTACGGTGGCGATTGCTTTGGAAGTCGGAAAGGTCAATTCCAATACGATTTTGCAGACCGCGCCCGGAGCATGGCAAGTCGGTAGAAAAACCATACGGGATGTCAGCAACAAAGGGGAATTAACCGTTGCCGAGATCATTCAGCAATCGAGTAATGTAGGTACGGCAAAAATCGCGCTATCGATGGAACCGCAGACAATGTGGGAAATGTTCAATCGTTCAGGATTCGGCACGCTGACCAATTCAGGCTTTCCCGGTGAAGCCAGCGGAATATTGCGACCCTATAATCGGTGGCGTCCCATTGAGCAGGCTACGATGTCCTATGGGCACGGCATATCCACCAGCCTGATACAGTTGGCGCGCGCTTATACGATCTTTACCAGCGGTGGTGAATTAAAACCCGTTTCATTGCTGAAGCAGAATATCCCCGTCATGGGGCAGCGCGTAATTTCGCGCGATACCGCATGGGCAATGAGCCGCATGCTGGAGATGGCGACCCAACCCGGAGGAACGGCGCCATTGGCGCAAATAAGCGGGTATCGCGTTGCCGGTAAAACGGGTACGGCGCATAAACTGATCGACGGGCGATATGCCAGCAAAAGCTATATTTCCACATTTGTCGGATATGCACCCACATCGAATCCACGTTTGATCATCGCCGTGATGATTGATGAGCCATCAGCAGGAAAATATTTCGGTGGTGCTGTGGCTGCCCCTATCTTCAGCAAAGTCATGTCCGGCGCTTTGCATATTCTGAATGTTCCTCCCGATGCGCCTGCCAATAATGTCATTACCTTTACCGCAACACCGGAAATGGAGGATGAAGGGTGA
- the mraY gene encoding phospho-N-acetylmuramoyl-pentapeptide-transferase codes for MLLALSQWLAQDIRAFNVFSYITLRTVLATLTALVISFIIGPLMIRKLTAYKIGQSIRDDGPQTHLVKMGTPTMGGALILMSILLTTLLWSDLGNRYIWVVLLTTLGFGVIGWIDDYRKVVHRNPKGLSAKAKFFWQSVTAIVVALYLASTAEISAQTDMIVPFFKEVAIPLGFAGFVVLTYFVIVGTSNAVNLTDGLDGLAIMPTVMISSALAIFAYAAGHIVFAKYLGIPYIPHAGELAVFCGAMSGAGLAFLWFNAYPAEVFMGDVGALALGAALGVVTVIVRQEIVLIIMGGVFVMEALSVMLQVASFKLLGKRVFRMAPLHHHYELKGWKENQVVVRFWIITFILVLIGLSTLKLR; via the coding sequence ATGTTGTTAGCGCTCTCCCAATGGCTGGCACAGGATATACGGGCTTTCAATGTATTCAGCTACATCACTTTGCGCACTGTGCTGGCTACGCTGACGGCATTAGTGATTTCTTTTATTATTGGCCCCCTGATGATACGAAAGTTGACTGCCTATAAGATAGGGCAATCCATTCGTGATGATGGTCCGCAAACTCATCTGGTGAAAATGGGTACGCCGACAATGGGCGGCGCCTTAATTCTGATGTCAATCCTGCTGACTACTTTACTGTGGTCTGATCTGGGTAACCGTTATATCTGGGTGGTGCTGTTGACAACGCTGGGGTTCGGGGTAATTGGCTGGATTGATGATTATCGCAAAGTAGTTCATCGCAATCCTAAAGGGCTTTCAGCAAAAGCTAAATTTTTTTGGCAATCGGTCACTGCAATTGTTGTCGCACTCTATTTGGCATCAACTGCGGAAATTTCAGCACAAACGGACATGATTGTGCCATTTTTTAAGGAAGTGGCGATCCCGTTGGGATTCGCAGGGTTTGTTGTTTTAACCTATTTTGTTATTGTCGGCACCAGTAATGCAGTGAACCTAACCGACGGTCTGGATGGTTTGGCCATCATGCCTACTGTGATGATCAGTAGCGCGCTCGCAATTTTTGCTTACGCTGCCGGGCATATTGTTTTTGCAAAATATCTTGGAATTCCCTATATCCCTCATGCAGGAGAATTGGCTGTTTTTTGTGGCGCCATGTCGGGTGCGGGCTTGGCTTTTCTGTGGTTTAACGCATATCCTGCTGAAGTATTCATGGGCGATGTAGGCGCGCTGGCATTGGGCGCTGCTTTAGGGGTTGTTACTGTGATTGTGCGTCAGGAAATTGTGCTGATCATTATGGGCGGGGTTTTTGTGATGGAGGCTTTGTCCGTCATGTTGCAAGTAGCCTCCTTCAAATTGCTGGGTAAACGAGTTTTTCGTATGGCACCTTTGCATCATCACTATGAGTTAAAGGGCTGGAAAGAAAATCAAGTAGTGGTCAGATTCTGGATTATTACCTTTATCCTGGTTTTAATCGGATTATCAACATTAAAGTTAAGATGA
- the mraZ gene encoding division/cell wall cluster transcriptional repressor MraZ: protein MFRGVTQLSLDAKGRLAIPARYRNELMSTCSGHLIVTVDPSKCLLIYPQPAWEPIEQKLNNLSSFDTVTRNLQRLLVGNACDVDMDAAGRILVSPPLRQFAGLSKDVVLVGQGTKLELWDETQWNLQIEIAMSFKDGGMPPELEGFSL, encoded by the coding sequence ATGTTTCGTGGCGTCACGCAGCTCAGTCTGGATGCAAAAGGTAGGCTTGCAATACCCGCAAGATACCGCAACGAGCTGATGTCTACCTGCTCAGGACATTTGATTGTAACTGTTGATCCTTCAAAGTGTTTGTTGATTTATCCCCAGCCAGCCTGGGAACCGATAGAACAAAAACTCAATAATCTTTCCAGCTTTGATACGGTAACTCGCAACCTGCAGCGATTGCTGGTGGGTAATGCCTGCGATGTCGACATGGATGCTGCGGGTCGTATTTTGGTATCGCCCCCCCTGCGTCAGTTTGCCGGTCTGTCCAAGGATGTGGTTTTGGTTGGCCAGGGTACGAAACTCGAGCTGTGGGATGAAACGCAGTGGAATTTACAAATTGAAATTGCAATGTCATTCAAGGATGGCGGTATGCCTCCTGAATTGGAAGGATTTTCGCTGTAA
- the murD gene encoding UDP-N-acetylmuramoyl-L-alanine--D-glutamate ligase: MNLQGKAVLVLGMGETGLSMVKWLLRQGAKVRAADSRQEPPAWKEIVEKFSEVQVCRGKFETKILDGIEMIAISPGVAVADPCVQQAIQRGIPVIGDLVLFSWALEQNKLQKPKVLAITGSNGKTTVTSMVGAMLRKSGWDVAVAGNIGPAILNVLMEQVDAGNWPQAWVLETSSFQLETTHNLNADVATVLNVSEDHLDRYTCMQDYIAAKLKIFLRENGSVCTQILNRNDSRISEMALADGKQITFGGDIPPTDADFGILRDGDDLWLMEGHHRLMKTSELVVNGLHNAVNALAALAMCRALDIPMNPLVSALREFRGLPHRMEKVAAFNGVTFFDDSKSTNVGATIAALNGMKQNVILIAGGDGKGQDFSHLRQAVAENTRAVVLIGRDAGIIADELKDCGIPVHFATTMEEAMQKSFLLAQAGDVVLLSPACASFDMFRNYIHRAEVFVAAVKDIENKFFNFGQKKH, translated from the coding sequence ATGAATTTGCAAGGTAAAGCAGTGCTGGTGTTGGGAATGGGTGAGACAGGCTTGTCAATGGTGAAATGGCTGCTCCGGCAAGGTGCAAAAGTTCGTGCTGCTGATAGTCGGCAGGAGCCGCCCGCTTGGAAAGAGATCGTGGAAAAATTTTCTGAAGTACAAGTTTGCAGGGGTAAGTTTGAAACCAAAATTCTGGATGGCATAGAGATGATTGCGATAAGTCCGGGCGTTGCAGTTGCGGATCCTTGTGTGCAGCAGGCTATCCAACGGGGTATACCTGTTATTGGAGATCTGGTGCTTTTTTCCTGGGCGCTGGAGCAAAATAAGCTGCAAAAGCCCAAGGTTCTGGCAATTACGGGATCTAACGGGAAGACAACCGTGACATCAATGGTCGGGGCTATGTTGCGAAAATCCGGTTGGGATGTGGCGGTGGCGGGAAATATCGGTCCAGCGATTCTGAATGTATTGATGGAGCAAGTGGACGCTGGAAACTGGCCGCAGGCATGGGTTTTGGAAACTTCCAGCTTTCAGCTGGAAACGACCCATAATTTGAATGCCGATGTAGCAACAGTGCTTAATGTAAGTGAAGATCATCTGGATCGCTATACCTGCATGCAAGATTATATCGCTGCGAAATTAAAAATCTTTTTGCGGGAGAACGGCAGTGTATGTACCCAAATTTTGAATCGAAACGATTCCAGAATCAGCGAAATGGCTTTGGCTGATGGAAAGCAAATTACATTTGGGGGGGACATACCGCCAACTGATGCCGATTTTGGCATCCTGCGGGATGGTGATGATCTGTGGTTAATGGAAGGACATCATCGCTTAATGAAAACGTCTGAACTTGTGGTGAATGGATTGCACAATGCTGTCAATGCGCTTGCAGCGCTAGCTATGTGCCGTGCATTGGATATCCCCATGAATCCCCTTGTATCGGCTTTACGGGAATTTCGCGGTTTGCCGCATCGGATGGAAAAGGTCGCGGCATTTAACGGTGTCACCTTTTTTGATGATTCCAAAAGTACCAATGTGGGCGCGACTATCGCAGCATTAAATGGTATGAAACAGAATGTCATTTTGATTGCAGGAGGCGATGGTAAGGGGCAGGATTTCTCGCATTTACGGCAGGCGGTGGCCGAAAATACCCGTGCGGTGGTGTTGATCGGGCGCGATGCAGGAATTATTGCAGATGAATTGAAAGACTGTGGTATTCCCGTACATTTTGCAACCACCATGGAAGAAGCCATGCAGAAAAGTTTTTTGTTAGCGCAAGCGGGTGACGTGGTATTGCTTTCACCGGCCTGCGCCAGTTTTGACATGTTTAGAAATTATATCCATCGTGCCGAGGTGTTCGTGGCTGCGGTTAAAGATATTGAAAACAAGTTTTTTAATTTTGGGCAGAAAAAACATTAA